From Pseudochaenichthys georgianus chromosome 11, fPseGeo1.2, whole genome shotgun sequence, a single genomic window includes:
- the tmem238a gene encoding transmembrane protein 238a, with the protein MGLCDGLSHCKLALAFAVLMDLLGGAALLVGVFATLEINGHDFGDLLVYTGALFVVMSLAGWVLWYSGNIEGLTSKKEVGHIGSAVDRLARNLSRKIRVYRHHR; encoded by the exons ATGGGCCTGTGTGACGGCCTCTCCCACTGTAAACTGGCTCTGGCCTTTGCTGTGTTGATGGATTTACTGGGAGGAGCCGCTCTGCTGGTGGGGGTCTTCGCTACCCTGGAGATCAATGGACATGACTTTGGAGACTTACTGGTCTATACTG GCGCTCTGTTCGTGGTGATGTCTCTGGCCGGGTGGGTGTTGTGGTACAGCGGGAACATCGAGGGCCTCACCTCTAAGAAGGAGGTGGGACACATCGGCAGCGCCGTGGACCGGCTCGCTCGCAACCTCAGCCGCAAGATCCGTGTGTACCGACACCACCGCTGA